DNA from Parageobacillus thermoglucosidasius:
AACCACAATATGGCGAATCACCAAAATCCCTCCTTGCTATGTTCTTATATGATAGGACAAAATAAGCACTCCATCCGCAAGATAGAGTGCTTCACCAACCCCTTTCACTTTACACGCCGAAAGGATTGAGCGGACGGCTTCCATAATAAGACAGGATGCTTTTCGTTTCCGTATATAAGTCGAGTGTTTCGATGCAAAGCTCACGTCCGAATCCGGACTGTTTATATCCGCCAAACGGCGTTCCTGGGAACGCGGAGAACGGGCTATTAACCATGACAATACCAGCTTGAATTTGTTTCGCCACACGAATCGCACGTGCATGATCTTTTGTCCAGATGGCCGATCCCAAGCCATATTCACTGTCATTAGCCAATTTAATGACCTCATTTTCATCATTAAATTTCATTACAACGACGACCGGGCCGAAAATTTCTTCTTTAACGACTTTCATTTGATGATTGACATCCGTAATAATGGTTGGTTCGTACCAAAAGCCGTTTTCAAACCCTTCCACTTTCGCTTTTCTCCCGCCAGTGACAATCGTAGCTCCCTCTTCGATGGCAGATTTCACATAGCCGTCAATAACTTCTAGTTGTTCGCGGCTAATGATGGCACCAACATGGGTATCTTGCTCAAACGGATTGCCAAGCTTCAATTTTTTCGTTTTTTCAACAAATTTTTCGATGAATTGATCGTAAATGCTTTCATGTACGTATAAACGGGAACGCGCTTCACAAGATTGTCCGGTATTATAGAAAATTCCGAATAATGAACCGTTAACAGCGGCATCAATGTCTGCATCCTCGAAGATGATGTTCGGCGATTTGCCGCCGAGTTCTAATGTTACCCGTTTTAACGTTTTCGACGCTTTTTCCATAATATTTTTTCCAACTGGAGTCGAACCAGTAAAGGCAACTTTATCAACAAGCGGATGCTCAACTAAATAATTCCCGACTTCAGAGCCAGACCCGGTCACTACGTTGACGACACCTTCCGGGACGCCAGCTTCATGACAAATTTCTGCAAGTACGATACATGTCAGCGGTGTTAATGAAGCCGGCTTGACAACAACGGAACACCCTGCTGCAATGGCTGGGGCAATTTTCCACGCTGCCATCATCAATGGATAATTCCATGGGATAATTTGCGCACATACCCCGACAGGCTCTTTTTCGGTAAAATTATGAAACGCACCTGGCATATTGTTGACCGTGCCGCGATGGCTGATAATGGCACTGGCGTAAAATTCAAAATCTTCAATCGCCTGCATCACTTGCCCTTGTGCGGCGGAAAGTGCTTTCCCTGTATCTAAAATCTCTAATTCTACTAACTCATGAAAACGGGAACGCATAATAGAAGCAATTTTGTTTAAAATACGCGCCCGTTTGTTGACAGGAAAATGGCGCCATTTGCCATGATCAAAAGCTTGACGCGCCGCTTGAATAGCACGTTCCGCATCTTCTTTCGTTCCTTTCGCTACTTTCGCAACCGGCTCCCCTGTTGCCGGGTTGTATGTCGTAAACGTTTCCCCGGAAGCGCTTTCGACACGCTCCCCGTTAATAATCAGATGATACATTTCACGTTTTGTTTCAAGCTTCTCCATTTTTTGTTCTTTCACAGTCGCCATCTATCTTCCACTCCTTTTCCTTAACTTACTTTCCTTGAAATGATGGTGGGCGTTTTTCAAAGAAAGCGCGAATGCCTTCTCGGTGGTCTTCCGTCAGTCCGGCAATGCGCTGGCCGTAAGCTTCTTTTTCCAAATAGTCTTCGAAGGTACAATGCCAGCTTTCGCGCAAATAGCGTTTGATCAAACCAACCGCTTTCGTCGGCATGTTGGCAAGCCGGCCAGCAAAACGCTGCACTTCTTCTTCCCAAGATTGCTCAGGGACAACAGCGGTGGCAAGCCCGAGCTCGGCTGCTTTTGGCGCGGAAATTTTTTCGCCGAAAACCGCCAATTCAAGTGCTTTCGCATGCCCGATTAATCGCGGCAAATAATACAAATTTCCCGCATCCGGAATGAGGCCAACGTGAATAAACGCTTCGACAAAGCTCGCTTTCTCTGAGACAAGCCGAAAATCGCACGCGAGCGCCAAGCTCATTCCCGCGCCGGCCGCAACCCCATTCACCGCGGCGACCACTGGCTTTTCAACATGATAGAGCGTTTGCATCATCGGTGCATAGCGCGTCCTTAGCACCTCCCCGTGATCCATTTCCTCCGTCACGCCGCCGAGATCTTCACCGGAACAAAACGCCCGTCCTGCCCCAGTAATCACAAGGCAGCGAACGTTTTCATCATTAGCAGCCTGCTTCAGTGCTTTCGTGATTTCCTTGTTCATCTGCTCTGTAAGCGCATTCAGTTTGTCAGGACGGTTAAGCGTAAGCCATGCTACGCGGTCGCGCACTTCATAATGAATCGTTTCATACAATCGACAGCACCACCTTTATCTTCCTTGAAAACGCGGCTTTCGTTTTTCGATAAATGCCGCCATTCCCTCTTTTTGATCCTCAGACGAAAAAAGGAGATAAAAATTTTTTCTCTCAAACTGCATGCCTTCATATAGCGAATAGTCTACTGCCTTATTCACGGCTTCTTTAATTAGGCGGACGGATAAAGGAGGCTGTTTTGCCAGCTTTTTCGCAAACCGCATTGTTTCCTCATCCAATAACTCTGGCGCGATGACACGGTTGACAATCCCTAATTCATGCGCTTCTTTTGCCGACATACGCTCGCCTGTCCAAAGCCACTCGAGCGCTTTTGTTTTGCCGATTAATTTAGTAAGGCGCTGCGTTCCGCCCGCACCTGGCATCACACCGATATTCACTTCCGGAAATCCGAATTCCGCTGTATCGGCCGCAAACAACAGGTCACAGCTAAGCGCGAGTTCGAATCCTCCGCCTAATGCAAAACCGTGTACGGCGGCAATCGTAGGCTTTTTAATAAGTGCAAGGCGATCCCATTCGGCAAATTGATTAAGCAATTCCAGCGTAATGGAATCATCGTTTGCCATTTCGTCGATATCCGCTCCTGCTGCAAAGGCACGGCCGCTTCCTGTCAAGACGATGACGCGCACATGTTCATCGCGGTCGTAAAATTCCATCGCGCTGACGATTTCCGTTACCATTTTCCTATTCAAGGCGTTTAACACGTCTGGGCGATGCAGTTCAATCACAGCAACATTCTCATCAACATGTGTGCGAATGTGCGCAAACTCAGTCATTTTTCACTTCCTCGCCCACCATCAATGTGACGATATCGCCTGCAAACGACATTAAATCTTTTCCCGACGCTTTCGCTTCACTCGTTTTCATTGCTGCTTTGAACGCTTCATAACTGTCATAGTACATTTCACATAATAAATAGTATTCACTCTCTCCTCCCATTGGCGTACCGGTAATTTTCGTTACTTCCATTTTGCGCAGCCCCGGAATTTTCGCGGTAATTGGGGCGTGCGTGCCAAAATAATGTTCATCAAATTTTTCTTTATCTTTTGGTTGTTTATAAAGGGCAATCATTTTAATCATCGTTCTCTTCTCCTTGTTTATAAATTTTTTACATCCATGTGGAGATTGGTTTCATCGCTTCAAACGGATTTTTGCACTGCTTACAGTAGAAAATGCTTCTGCAAGCGGTAGGCCCGAACAAGTTTTCTATTACCGTAAAAGAAGAGTGGCAATAAGGACACTCAACGTGCCATTCGCCGTTTGAACCGACTTGCCGCGGCGGCGGCGCAATACCGAATTCTTTTAACTTTTCCCGTCCCTTCTCTGTGATTCGGTCAGACGTCCATGGCGGATGGCGAATAAATTCTACAGTAACGCGATCGATTCCTTTTAACTGCAAAAGAGTCTGTTCGACACGTTGTTGAATAATATCGAGCGCCGGGCAACCGATAAATGTTGGAAGTAGTTTGACTGTGACTTCGCCGTGTTGAACCTGAACGTCTTCGACCATTCCTAAATCGATGACA
Protein-coding regions in this window:
- a CDS encoding aldehyde dehydrogenase family protein; translated protein: MATVKEQKMEKLETKREMYHLIINGERVESASGETFTTYNPATGEPVAKVAKGTKEDAERAIQAARQAFDHGKWRHFPVNKRARILNKIASIMRSRFHELVELEILDTGKALSAAQGQVMQAIEDFEFYASAIISHRGTVNNMPGAFHNFTEKEPVGVCAQIIPWNYPLMMAAWKIAPAIAAGCSVVVKPASLTPLTCIVLAEICHEAGVPEGVVNVVTGSGSEVGNYLVEHPLVDKVAFTGSTPVGKNIMEKASKTLKRVTLELGGKSPNIIFEDADIDAAVNGSLFGIFYNTGQSCEARSRLYVHESIYDQFIEKFVEKTKKLKLGNPFEQDTHVGAIISREQLEVIDGYVKSAIEEGATIVTGGRKAKVEGFENGFWYEPTIITDVNHQMKVVKEEIFGPVVVVMKFNDENEVIKLANDSEYGLGSAIWTKDHARAIRVAKQIQAGIVMVNSPFSAFPGTPFGGYKQSGFGRELCIETLDLYTETKSILSYYGSRPLNPFGV
- a CDS encoding enoyl-CoA hydratase-related protein, which gives rise to MYETIHYEVRDRVAWLTLNRPDKLNALTEQMNKEITKALKQAANDENVRCLVITGAGRAFCSGEDLGGVTEEMDHGEVLRTRYAPMMQTLYHVEKPVVAAVNGVAAGAGMSLALACDFRLVSEKASFVEAFIHVGLIPDAGNLYYLPRLIGHAKALELAVFGEKISAPKAAELGLATAVVPEQSWEEEVQRFAGRLANMPTKAVGLIKRYLRESWHCTFEDYLEKEAYGQRIAGLTEDHREGIRAFFEKRPPSFQGK
- a CDS encoding enoyl-CoA hydratase/isomerase family protein, whose amino-acid sequence is MTEFAHIRTHVDENVAVIELHRPDVLNALNRKMVTEIVSAMEFYDRDEHVRVIVLTGSGRAFAAGADIDEMANDDSITLELLNQFAEWDRLALIKKPTIAAVHGFALGGGFELALSCDLLFAADTAEFGFPEVNIGVMPGAGGTQRLTKLIGKTKALEWLWTGERMSAKEAHELGIVNRVIAPELLDEETMRFAKKLAKQPPLSVRLIKEAVNKAVDYSLYEGMQFERKNFYLLFSSEDQKEGMAAFIEKRKPRFQGR
- a CDS encoding EthD family reductase yields the protein MIKMIALYKQPKDKEKFDEHYFGTHAPITAKIPGLRKMEVTKITGTPMGGESEYYLLCEMYYDSYEAFKAAMKTSEAKASGKDLMSFAGDIVTLMVGEEVKND
- the paaD gene encoding 1,2-phenylacetyl-CoA epoxidase subunit PaaD; translated protein: MASNLAVERIMEMLDSVKDPEIDSVSVIDLGMVEDVQVQHGEVTVKLLPTFIGCPALDIIQQRVEQTLLQLKGIDRVTVEFIRHPPWTSDRITEKGREKLKEFGIAPPPRQVGSNGEWHVECPYCHSSFTVIENLFGPTACRSIFYCKQCKNPFEAMKPISTWM